GCGGTAAACAGCGCGGCCGACATCGCGCGCGCGCTCAGCCGTTGCCCGGTTTCGCGCAGGATCGCGCGAACCTTGAGGGGGATGGCTGGCAGCACGCACGGCGTGAGATTGAGCAGGGCGCCGGCGCCGAACGCGAGCGGAATCTGAACGAAGAGCAGAGACAGCATGTCGGCACACTCATCAGGAAGCTTGCGCGAGCGCCTGCTCGATCAGATGATGCAGCGCGGGAAAGTCGGGCTCGCCGAGAATTCGTTTCAGGATCTCCCCCTTTTTGTCGACCACGAAAGTCGTGGGCGTCATGTTCACGTTGTCGAATTGCTGAGCGAGGCCGCCGTCCGAGTCCATTGCCACTTTGAAAGGAAGTCCGTGCGTACGGGTGTAGTTGACGACGTACACTGGCGGGTCGTACTTCATCGATACCGCGATGAAGTCGAATCCTTTCCCTTTGAACTTGTTGTACGTGTCAATCATCTGTGGCATTTCCTTGATGCAGGTCGCGCAACTTGTCGCCCAGAAATTGACCAGATATACCTTGCCGCGCAGGTCGGCCGTCGTCAGCTTCTGGCCCGACAGCAGGACGAAGGTCGCCTTCGGCACGGACTTCGTCGGAGCCAGTGCGAGGTATGCGGATACGAGAAGAGCGGCCGTTACCAGCGCGGCGGCGACCTTGCCGATTGAAAGCCTGAATCTGCGCGTCGCGGTCATGTCGGGCCTCATGATTTCATTCCAGCAATTGCCGTATGTCCGCCGCGAGTGTCGTGGCATCGGCACCGGTCTGCTCCAGCACGCGCACGGCGCCCTTTGTGTGGAACAGGAAGACATTGCCGTTATGCATAATG
This window of the Burkholderia contaminans genome carries:
- a CDS encoding TlpA disulfide reductase family protein encodes the protein MTATRRFRLSIGKVAAALVTAALLVSAYLALAPTKSVPKATFVLLSGQKLTTADLRGKVYLVNFWATSCATCIKEMPQMIDTYNKFKGKGFDFIAVSMKYDPPVYVVNYTRTHGLPFKVAMDSDGGLAQQFDNVNMTPTTFVVDKKGEILKRILGEPDFPALHHLIEQALAQAS